Proteins from a single region of Streptomyces sp. TN58:
- a CDS encoding nitrate- and nitrite sensing domain-containing protein, with translation MRRSNASPADEPARGNFTPPPRAATSPADVPVEPPVKSGSTSRFSPRNWRVPTRLNAILLVPALVGLVMGGFQVKGSVDTWNEAKDAEQIARVVQAASEYSQALLNERDLTAEPLLNGQTKDAKVLAAYAATTAAKENFDKVVQDLPENQGMERRLELFRTEEPKLTDVRQTAYQAGIESPKKNPPTSFGPIPTEEGYVTVQHYLMQFANELGLGTGNVTSYGRMVYAIQLAKAANSLQRSVGTHLLVRPSADENTRKAQLVAFSSYAYLEEIAIGEYVAAGTEEDVTRLKTVMGKKAEEGAAKLAEAKGAAEQAGTPFKSPPVSPINKSILTGMTEAIASGDPKKKVIDGGTTPAAWQFAATSKFDGYHEIEKELLEKAVNDAVAVSDDARTDAITNGAIVVVALLAAFILAGMMARQMGRAMSRLRTGAFDIAEQRLPSLVDQLSRTDPGKVDTRVQPIPIDSQDEIGEVARAFDQVHREAVRLAAEQALLRGNVNAIFTNLSMRNQSLIEGQLTLITDLENNEADPDQLENLFRLDHLATRMRRNGENLLILAGEEPGRRWDQPVPLVDVLRAASSEVEQYERIELSGVSEAEIHGQAVTDLVHLLAELLENATTFSSPQTKVRVNATRLPDGRVMVEIHDKGIGLTAEDFADINHKLANPPTVDAAISQRMGLFVVGRLADRHNIRVQLRPSGEAAGTTSLIMLPDAITHGGGGEGIPDDDFTVSQIIPEQKAQQVAPMRTAAELGFDDSRYEQGGDGPGLDPVGRSLGRGERRAALEAQVGFPQEQQGYADQGGQDYPEPQPEHGYQQYQGYEQQSEQGYEPAYDGQPSEQGYEAYPQQDYAYTEDGYPDQQSSTQGYDSGYEARSGQAEWPEQNTYPAAYQQDYGTESESQAVPEPAAERVGFDRPGAAADTGHEMTGAGLPRRGSQQQWQPAQQEAESPGSLFEQRPQRQRQAAAPEQDQDGGTAWRSGNDERWQQAAKLREPKAGGVTPSGLPRRVPKANLVEGAAETTPQGGPQVSRAPEDVRGRLSNLRRGVQQGRSAGTEQSSNSYDQER, from the coding sequence GTGAGGCGAAGCAACGCAAGCCCCGCGGATGAACCCGCGCGCGGCAACTTCACCCCGCCGCCGCGAGCGGCCACGTCGCCCGCCGACGTGCCCGTGGAACCGCCTGTGAAGAGCGGGAGCACCAGCCGGTTCTCCCCGCGCAACTGGCGCGTGCCGACCCGCCTGAACGCCATCCTGCTCGTGCCGGCCCTCGTGGGCCTGGTCATGGGCGGGTTCCAGGTCAAGGGCTCCGTCGACACGTGGAACGAGGCCAAGGACGCCGAGCAGATAGCCCGGGTCGTCCAGGCGGCCTCGGAATACAGCCAGGCACTGCTCAACGAGCGTGACCTCACGGCCGAGCCCCTCCTGAACGGCCAGACCAAGGACGCGAAGGTCCTCGCGGCCTACGCCGCGACCACCGCGGCGAAGGAGAACTTCGACAAGGTCGTCCAGGACCTGCCCGAGAACCAGGGCATGGAACGGCGTCTGGAGCTCTTCCGCACGGAGGAGCCCAAGCTGACGGACGTCCGCCAGACCGCTTACCAGGCCGGGATCGAGAGCCCCAAGAAGAACCCGCCGACCTCCTTCGGTCCCATCCCGACCGAAGAGGGCTACGTAACGGTCCAGCACTACCTCATGCAGTTCGCCAACGAGCTCGGTCTCGGCACCGGCAACGTGACCTCGTACGGCCGCATGGTCTACGCGATCCAGCTCGCCAAGGCGGCGAACTCGCTCCAGCGCTCCGTCGGCACGCACCTCCTGGTGCGCCCGAGCGCCGACGAGAACACCCGCAAGGCCCAGCTCGTCGCCTTCTCCTCCTATGCCTACCTGGAGGAAATCGCCATCGGCGAGTACGTCGCGGCGGGCACCGAGGAGGACGTGACCCGTCTGAAGACGGTCATGGGCAAGAAGGCCGAAGAGGGCGCCGCCAAGCTCGCCGAGGCCAAGGGCGCCGCCGAACAGGCCGGCACCCCCTTCAAGTCCCCGCCGGTCTCGCCGATCAACAAGTCGATCCTGACCGGTATGACCGAGGCGATCGCCAGCGGCGATCCCAAGAAGAAGGTCATCGACGGCGGCACGACGCCGGCGGCCTGGCAGTTCGCCGCCACCTCGAAGTTCGACGGCTACCACGAGATCGAGAAGGAACTCCTGGAGAAGGCCGTCAACGACGCCGTCGCGGTCTCCGACGACGCCCGCACCGACGCCATCACCAACGGCGCCATCGTGGTCGTGGCCCTGCTCGCCGCCTTCATCCTGGCCGGCATGATGGCCCGCCAGATGGGCCGTGCGATGAGCCGCCTGCGGACCGGCGCCTTCGACATCGCCGAGCAGCGCCTGCCGTCGCTCGTCGACCAGCTCTCGCGCACGGACCCGGGCAAGGTCGACACCCGTGTCCAGCCGATCCCGATCGACTCCCAGGACGAGATCGGCGAGGTCGCCCGCGCGTTCGACCAGGTCCACCGGGAAGCGGTCCGGCTCGCCGCCGAGCAGGCGCTCCTGCGAGGGAACGTCAACGCGATCTTCACGAACCTCTCCATGCGCAACCAGTCGCTGATCGAGGGCCAGCTGACCCTCATCACCGACCTGGAGAACAACGAGGCCGACCCGGACCAGCTGGAGAACCTCTTCCGCCTGGACCACCTGGCCACCCGTATGCGCCGCAACGGCGAGAACCTCCTCATCCTCGCGGGTGAGGAGCCGGGCCGCCGCTGGGACCAGCCCGTGCCCCTCGTGGACGTGCTCCGCGCCGCCTCCTCCGAGGTGGAGCAGTACGAGCGCATCGAGCTCTCCGGCGTCTCCGAGGCCGAGATCCACGGCCAGGCCGTGACCGACCTCGTGCACCTGCTCGCCGAGCTGCTGGAGAACGCCACCACGTTCTCCTCCCCGCAGACCAAGGTCCGTGTCAACGCCACGCGTCTGCCCGACGGCCGCGTGATGGTCGAGATCCACGACAAGGGCATCGGCCTGACGGCCGAGGACTTCGCGGACATCAACCACAAGCTCGCCAACCCGCCGACCGTGGACGCCGCGATCTCGCAGCGCATGGGCCTCTTCGTGGTCGGCCGGCTTGCGGACCGCCACAACATCCGCGTCCAGCTCCGCCCGTCGGGCGAGGCGGCCGGTACCACGTCGCTGATCATGCTGCCCGACGCGATCACGCACGGTGGCGGTGGCGAGGGCATCCCGGACGACGACTTCACGGTCTCCCAGATCATTCCGGAGCAGAAGGCCCAGCAGGTCGCCCCGATGCGCACGGCGGCGGAGCTCGGCTTCGACGACTCGCGCTACGAGCAGGGCGGCGACGGGCCCGGCCTGGACCCGGTCGGCCGTTCCCTCGGCCGCGGCGAGCGCCGCGCGGCGCTGGAGGCCCAGGTCGGCTTCCCGCAGGAGCAGCAGGGCTACGCCGACCAGGGCGGCCAGGACTATCCGGAACCTCAGCCTGAGCACGGCTACCAGCAGTACCAGGGCTACGAGCAGCAGTCCGAGCAGGGTTACGAACCCGCGTACGACGGACAGCCCTCGGAGCAGGGGTACGAGGCGTACCCGCAGCAGGACTACGCCTATACGGAAGACGGCTACCCGGACCAGCAGTCGAGCACTCAGGGCTACGACAGCGGGTACGAAGCCCGGTCGGGGCAGGCCGAGTGGCCCGAGCAGAACACGTATCCGGCTGCCTACCAGCAGGATTACGGGACTGAATCGGAATCCCAGGCCGTCCCCGAACCGGCCGCGGAGCGCGTAGGCTTCGACCGTCCGGGCGCCGCTGCCGACACCGGTCACGAAATGACCGGAGCGGGCCTGCCGCGACGCGGCAGCCAGCAGCAGTGGCAGCCGGCACAGCAGGAAGCGGAGTCCCCCGGGTCCCTCTTCGAGCAGCGGCCGCAGCGTCAGCGGCAGGCCGCGGCGCCGGAGCA